A single window of Oxyura jamaicensis isolate SHBP4307 breed ruddy duck chromosome 3, BPBGC_Ojam_1.0, whole genome shotgun sequence DNA harbors:
- the SMIM28 gene encoding small integral membrane protein 28 has product MRWLLGSNWRKFGHADRGNYDWLNNEPGEPLLETELQSRQQISSTKEDIEPFLCIILPATMMLFLAFLLLFLYRRCQRPTPQGQIFSIDLPEALPEHEVPSFLSVLPWTSEQSFHYSTLLPDATFLSVCLPPSYEEATMKTSLDEAHLELSPDPVPPYEESMAHPAAPNTLPMEAP; this is encoded by the exons ATGAGGTGGCTCTTAGGCAGCAACTGGAGGAAATTCGGACATGCTGACAGGGGGAACTACGACTGGCTAAACAATGAGCCAGGTGAGCCACTGCTGGAAACAGAGCTCCAG AGCAGACAACAGATAAGTTCAACCAAAGAAGACATAGAGCCATTTCTGTGCATCATATTGCCTGCCACCATGATGCTCTTCCTGGCattcctgctgctcttcctgtACCGCCGCTGCCAGCGCCCCACCCCGCAGGGGCAGATCTTCAGCATCGACCTCCCCGAGGCCCTGCCTGAGCACGAGGTGCCCAGTTTCCTCTCCGTGCTGCCCTGGACCAGTGAACAGAGTTTCCACTACTCCACTCTGCTCCCCGATGCCACATTCCTCTCTGTGTGTTTGCCTCCATCCTACGAGGAGGCCACCATGAAGACTAGCTTGGACGAGGCTCACCTTGAGCTCTCTCCAGATCCGGTGCCTCCTTATGAAGAGAGCATGGCACATCCAGCAGCACCAAATACACTTCCTATGGAAGCACCTTAG